Proteins from one Flavobacterium branchiarum genomic window:
- a CDS encoding AraC family transcriptional regulator, which produces MNNTFFIYKDFEIYSVEELTWKKEVHRHNFFELLYIEYGTGNHMLNSIHHNYKQHDIYLLTPKDYHSFKTLEPTKFHCLRFLPNFFSNKKEIEEIEKLFYYHNQLNGNLILQEDDKVFCQLVISKILDEVANQKEQNEIIIKSLMMSLIQIIRRNAGINENDFNIKLTEVLKIDTILSYIRLNIANPHLLKKKEMASYFNVSINYIGEYFKAHLNITLRDYIKQTKLKVVTEKLSKSNLTFSEISNDLSFIDSSHFNKFIMRSTGMSPSEFKKSLIVPS; this is translated from the coding sequence ATGAATAATACATTTTTTATATATAAAGACTTTGAAATTTATTCGGTTGAAGAATTAACTTGGAAAAAAGAGGTGCATAGACATAATTTTTTCGAGTTGCTTTATATCGAATACGGTACAGGCAATCACATGTTAAATTCGATTCATCATAATTATAAGCAACATGATATTTATTTGCTTACGCCAAAAGACTACCATTCTTTTAAAACACTTGAGCCTACAAAGTTTCATTGTTTACGGTTCTTGCCTAATTTTTTTTCGAATAAAAAGGAGATTGAAGAAATCGAAAAATTGTTTTATTACCACAATCAACTCAATGGAAATTTGATCTTACAGGAAGATGACAAAGTTTTTTGCCAGTTGGTTATTTCTAAAATATTAGATGAGGTTGCCAATCAGAAAGAACAAAACGAAATTATAATTAAGAGCTTGATGATGTCGCTTATTCAGATAATCAGGAGGAATGCAGGAATCAATGAAAATGATTTTAATATAAAATTGACTGAGGTTTTAAAGATTGATACTATCTTAAGCTACATCCGGTTGAATATTGCCAATCCGCATTTGCTTAAGAAAAAAGAAATGGCAAGCTATTTTAATGTTTCTATAAATTACATTGGGGAGTATTTTAAAGCACATTTAAATATCACCTTACGAGATTACATCAAGCAAACAAAGTTAAAGGTTGTAACTGAAAAGTTGAGTAAAAGTAATTTGACGTTTTCAGAAATAAGTAACGATTTGAGTTTCATCGACAGCAGTCATTTTAATAAATTTATAATGCGAAGCACGGGTATGTCACCATCAGAATTTAAAAAATCATTGATTGTTCCCTCGTAG
- a CDS encoding efflux RND transporter permease subunit, with amino-acid sequence MKKFVQGLVAFSLKNSLIVFFLTAVLLVAGIVSYINTPIEAFPDVTNTRARIITQWPGRSAEEVEKFITLPISKQMNTIPKKAEVRSISLFGLSVVTVLFDEDVDDFYAQQYASNRLNGLDLPEGADVDIEPPSGATGEIFRYIIKSDLPIKEVKAIQDWVIEKELVSVPGVADVVSFGGEEKIFEIKINPTQLENYNLSALDVYEAVSKSNINVGGDVIQRGDQAYVVRGVGLINKIEDIGNILIETKGAAPILVKHVAEVTISAKPRLGQVGLDGEDDVVEGIVIMLRGENPGEVIKKLKDRLNELNERVLPDNVKIVPFIDRTELVNTTVKTVTKNLVEGILLVSLIVFIFLYNWRTSLIVASVIPLSFLFAIIMLRIQGLPANLISMGALDFGLLLEGTLVIVEQVFVSLEKKAHKVGMERFNSMSKMGLIKKSVGSVATYIFFALIILIVALLPIFSFTKVEGKMFSPLAYTLSYALLGSLILSLTYVPAMCKVMLTKNIVEKENMISRFFRENLFKLFKWSTRHRKATLYGFIALLALCCGKFAFYGSEFIPKLNEGAIYIRATLPNSINLDEAVRLTKEMKGKIRKFEEVKFILTQTGRPNDGTDPTGFFNIELHIELLHQDEWKRKISKDDLIAEIKKELDVYPGINFGFSQPIQDNVEEYVAGVKSPLVIKIFGNDLFQLEEMAAKVAKSIKDVRGIEDINVYKNIGLPELRIHLHDEKMARYAITTADAQAVIRMTIGGQAATKFYDDEKIFDISLRFEKEYRDSKEKIEDILIPTMNGKKVPLKEIATVEYKTGPTFIYREGNSRYIAVGFSIEGRDLGSTIDEAQKKVAAEVKLPKENIMKWAGEFESKERASKQLALIVPVVLILILCLLYFNFGNFKDTLVAISAMPYAFIGGFLSLWITGTVFGISAGIGFIILFGVSAIDSIVLIGIIKENMRANMHLKDAISNGIYSRIRPIVMIALMGSLGLLPAALSTGMGSEVQKPLAIMIVGGLIACMILSLTVLPQVFYLVYRKKDTSNTDS; translated from the coding sequence ATGAAAAAATTTGTACAAGGTTTAGTAGCATTCTCGTTAAAAAACTCACTTATAGTTTTTTTCCTGACAGCAGTGTTACTAGTAGCCGGAATAGTAAGCTATATCAATACGCCTATAGAAGCTTTTCCCGACGTAACCAATACCCGAGCAAGGATAATTACACAATGGCCAGGTAGAAGTGCTGAAGAAGTTGAAAAATTTATCACACTGCCAATATCCAAACAAATGAATACAATACCTAAAAAAGCAGAAGTACGTTCTATTTCGCTTTTTGGATTATCAGTAGTAACCGTATTATTTGATGAAGATGTTGATGATTTTTATGCACAGCAATATGCATCCAATCGTCTTAACGGTTTGGATTTACCAGAAGGAGCCGATGTAGATATTGAACCACCATCCGGAGCAACTGGCGAAATTTTTAGATATATCATAAAAAGTGATTTACCTATTAAAGAAGTAAAAGCTATTCAAGATTGGGTAATCGAGAAAGAACTAGTTTCTGTTCCCGGAGTTGCCGATGTAGTTAGCTTTGGTGGTGAAGAAAAAATATTTGAAATAAAAATTAACCCTACTCAATTAGAAAATTACAATCTATCAGCTCTCGATGTTTACGAAGCTGTATCAAAAAGTAATATAAATGTAGGTGGAGATGTAATACAACGTGGTGATCAAGCTTATGTAGTAAGAGGTGTTGGTCTTATCAATAAAATAGAAGACATTGGTAACATCCTTATAGAAACCAAAGGAGCAGCACCAATATTAGTAAAACACGTAGCCGAAGTAACTATATCTGCTAAACCAAGACTGGGACAAGTAGGTTTAGATGGTGAAGACGATGTTGTGGAAGGTATTGTAATTATGCTTCGTGGTGAAAACCCGGGTGAGGTTATTAAGAAACTTAAAGATCGTTTAAACGAACTTAACGAACGCGTACTACCTGATAATGTAAAAATAGTGCCGTTTATTGACCGTACCGAATTAGTTAACACAACCGTAAAAACAGTTACAAAAAACCTTGTTGAAGGTATTTTACTTGTATCCCTAATTGTATTTATTTTCCTTTACAATTGGCGAACTTCTTTAATTGTAGCTTCTGTTATTCCGCTTTCATTCTTGTTTGCAATTATCATGTTGCGAATTCAAGGATTACCAGCCAATTTAATCTCTATGGGAGCTTTAGATTTTGGACTACTACTCGAAGGAACACTGGTCATAGTCGAACAGGTCTTTGTTTCACTCGAAAAGAAAGCCCATAAAGTAGGTATGGAACGTTTTAACAGCATGAGTAAAATGGGGCTAATCAAAAAAAGTGTGGGTAGTGTAGCTACGTATATCTTCTTTGCTCTAATTATCTTAATTGTTGCACTGCTTCCTATATTCTCTTTCACGAAAGTAGAAGGAAAAATGTTCTCTCCCCTAGCCTATACATTAAGTTATGCGCTATTAGGATCACTAATTTTGTCACTTACCTACGTACCCGCAATGTGTAAAGTAATGTTGACCAAAAATATTGTCGAAAAAGAAAATATGATTTCACGTTTCTTTAGAGAAAATCTATTTAAACTGTTTAAATGGAGTACGCGTCATCGTAAAGCAACTTTATACGGCTTTATAGCTTTACTTGCTTTATGCTGTGGGAAATTTGCTTTTTATGGTTCCGAATTTATTCCGAAACTAAACGAAGGGGCAATTTATATAAGAGCCACTTTACCAAACAGCATCAATTTGGATGAAGCCGTTAGACTTACCAAAGAAATGAAAGGGAAAATAAGGAAATTTGAAGAAGTCAAATTCATTCTTACACAAACAGGAAGACCGAATGATGGAACGGATCCAACAGGTTTTTTCAATATTGAATTGCATATTGAATTACTACATCAAGATGAATGGAAACGTAAAATTAGTAAAGACGATTTAATCGCCGAGATTAAAAAAGAGTTGGATGTTTATCCCGGAATTAATTTTGGATTTAGTCAGCCTATTCAAGATAATGTTGAAGAATATGTTGCAGGAGTAAAAAGTCCGCTTGTAATTAAAATTTTCGGTAATGACTTATTCCAACTTGAAGAAATGGCCGCAAAAGTAGCTAAATCTATCAAAGATGTTAGAGGAATCGAAGACATAAACGTATACAAAAACATTGGTTTACCTGAATTGAGAATCCACCTTCATGATGAAAAAATGGCGCGTTATGCAATTACAACTGCCGATGCTCAAGCCGTTATCCGAATGACTATTGGTGGGCAAGCCGCAACGAAGTTTTATGATGACGAAAAGATTTTTGATATTAGCTTACGTTTCGAAAAAGAATATCGTGACTCTAAAGAAAAAATTGAAGATATCCTTATTCCAACTATGAACGGGAAAAAGGTGCCTTTAAAAGAAATCGCTACCGTAGAATATAAAACTGGTCCAACGTTTATATATCGTGAAGGAAATAGCAGATATATTGCTGTAGGTTTTAGTATCGAAGGTCGTGATTTAGGAAGTACAATCGATGAAGCTCAGAAAAAAGTAGCTGCCGAAGTAAAACTTCCTAAAGAGAATATAATGAAATGGGCTGGAGAATTTGAAAGTAAAGAAAGAGCTTCTAAACAATTAGCTCTTATTGTTCCTGTAGTATTAATACTGATTTTATGTCTGTTGTATTTTAACTTTGGAAATTTCAAAGACACTCTTGTAGCTATAAGTGCAATGCCATATGCCTTCATTGGTGGGTTCTTATCTTTATGGATAACTGGAACTGTATTCGGAATATCTGCTGGAATTGGTTTTATCATTCTCTTTGGTGTTAGTGCAATTGATAGTATTGTCCTCATCGGAATAATAAAAGAAAACATGAGAGCCAATATGCATCTAAAAGACGCTATCTCAAATGGTATTTACAGCCGAATTCGTCCTATTGTTATGATTGCTCTTATGGGTTCACTTGGATTATTACCTGCTGCATTGTCTACAGGAATGGGATCTGAGGTACAAAAACCATTAGCAATTATGATTGTAGGAGGATTAATAGCTTGTATGATATTATCATTAACTGTATTACCACAAGTGTTTTATCTGGTATATCGTAAAAAAGATACTAGCAACACCGATTCATAA
- a CDS encoding efflux RND transporter periplasmic adaptor subunit, which translates to MKKHILLPILGLMLVSGCGKKEEIKDTKDEKFCIDKDLKEKIIIESAQKRAVSESINLTGNITYNNDHVVQFNSLVEGIITKTTFSLGDYVKKGQVLAEIKSTELNSMQSESKSIQSQLAVAKRQLQATKSMFDDGIASQKDLMQAQSELDVLKSSLENVKANLAMFSASSERAVFQIKAPTEGYVVAKNISPGMQITSGSEPLFTISDLKEIWVLVNVYTSNLKNVTENMLVDVTTPAYPGEIFKGKITMLSKVFDAEEHVLKARIVMENKNLKLKPGMTADIIIDKRLGDEMLVAIPAKASIFDNNRNYILIYKDDCTIETREITPIIKNNNWIYFDKGVKEGEKVITQNHLLIHERLKN; encoded by the coding sequence ATGAAGAAACATATTTTACTTCCTATCCTTGGGCTAATGCTCGTTTCCGGATGTGGCAAAAAAGAAGAAATTAAAGATACAAAAGACGAGAAATTCTGTATCGATAAAGACCTAAAAGAAAAAATCATTATCGAGTCTGCACAAAAGCGTGCGGTTAGTGAATCTATTAATCTTACGGGAAACATTACTTATAATAACGATCATGTAGTTCAATTTAATAGCCTTGTAGAAGGAATTATAACCAAAACTACTTTTTCATTGGGTGATTATGTAAAAAAGGGACAAGTGCTAGCTGAAATAAAAAGTACTGAACTCAACAGTATGCAATCAGAAAGTAAATCAATACAGTCCCAATTAGCTGTTGCTAAGCGTCAGTTGCAGGCTACGAAATCAATGTTCGATGATGGAATTGCTTCACAAAAAGATCTTATGCAAGCACAAAGTGAATTGGATGTCTTAAAATCTTCACTTGAAAACGTAAAAGCAAACTTAGCCATGTTTAGCGCTAGTAGCGAAAGAGCTGTTTTCCAGATAAAAGCACCTACTGAGGGCTATGTTGTAGCTAAAAACATTAGTCCCGGAATGCAAATTACTAGTGGCAGCGAACCGCTATTTACAATTTCTGATTTAAAAGAAATATGGGTATTGGTTAATGTTTATACCAGTAATCTAAAAAACGTTACAGAGAACATGCTTGTAGATGTTACAACACCTGCTTATCCCGGAGAAATATTTAAAGGAAAAATAACCATGCTTTCTAAAGTTTTTGATGCCGAAGAACATGTGCTTAAAGCTAGAATTGTAATGGAAAACAAAAATCTAAAGTTAAAACCTGGAATGACTGCAGATATCATTATTGACAAACGCTTAGGAGATGAAATGCTTGTTGCTATTCCAGCAAAAGCATCCATTTTTGACAATAATCGTAATTATATCTTAATCTATAAAGACGATTGCACTATTGAAACCAGAGAGATAACACCAATTATAAAAAACAATAACTGGATTTATTTTGATAAAGGAGTTAAAGAAGGTGAAAAGGTTATTACTCAAAATCACTTGTTGATTCACGAAAGATTAAAAAACTAA
- a CDS encoding TolC family protein: MKRIILTLLVIVSHKAVAQINTKNDTIVLSRTQAEALFLDKNLSLISEKLNIDIADAQVIQAKLWPNPTLTVSEINLWSNATAQKLPPLWGNFGTTSQVNAELEQLIQTAGKRKKMIAMEKVGVDIAKEYFKTFLRNLKIEFRGNLTELQFVQAQEAVYQKQLASMQTLLKAYSNQVTQGNIGKGEYIRLKASELQFLKEITDLKKENNSLQKELKVLMNLPATSYIKLTNDGFVPDNKNIDNINLGNLMASAVENRPDMKVLKLGNEYNTKKYKYEKAMRTPDVTLGVSYDRGASLMNDFVGVGFAMDLPFFNRNQGNIKAAKIAIDQGKLLTEEKAISVQAEVLQAYEDLIVTKKLYESVESNYEGDLDKLLESYRKNFMQRNTSILEYLDFVEAYIENKSILLNSKKDLNKNLEELSYIAGQEIN; this comes from the coding sequence TTGAAACGTATAATCTTAACCCTACTCGTTATTGTATCACACAAAGCTGTGGCACAAATCAATACAAAAAACGATACAATTGTTCTTTCTCGAACACAGGCCGAGGCTTTGTTTCTAGATAAGAATCTTTCTCTTATTTCCGAAAAGCTAAACATCGATATTGCTGATGCACAAGTTATTCAGGCAAAATTATGGCCAAATCCAACGCTTACTGTTTCAGAGATAAATCTTTGGAGTAATGCTACAGCACAAAAATTACCTCCTTTATGGGGAAATTTTGGTACTACATCTCAAGTTAATGCCGAGCTGGAGCAACTTATCCAAACTGCTGGAAAAAGAAAAAAGATGATTGCCATGGAAAAAGTAGGCGTAGATATTGCCAAAGAATACTTTAAAACTTTTTTACGCAATCTGAAAATTGAGTTTAGAGGAAATCTAACTGAACTACAATTTGTTCAAGCTCAAGAAGCCGTTTACCAAAAACAACTTGCTTCGATGCAAACATTACTCAAAGCCTATAGCAATCAAGTTACACAGGGAAATATTGGTAAAGGAGAATACATTAGATTAAAGGCATCTGAATTACAATTCTTAAAAGAAATCACCGACCTAAAAAAGGAAAACAATTCATTACAAAAAGAATTAAAAGTCCTAATGAACCTTCCTGCAACGAGCTACATTAAGCTTACTAATGATGGTTTTGTTCCTGATAATAAAAACATTGATAACATAAACTTAGGTAATCTTATGGCATCGGCTGTAGAAAACAGACCTGATATGAAAGTCCTTAAACTAGGAAATGAATATAATACAAAAAAATACAAATACGAAAAAGCAATGCGAACTCCTGATGTTACTCTTGGGGTTAGTTATGATCGTGGTGCTAGTTTAATGAACGATTTCGTTGGTGTAGGTTTTGCTATGGATCTTCCATTTTTTAATAGAAACCAAGGAAATATTAAAGCTGCAAAAATTGCTATCGATCAAGGTAAATTACTAACCGAAGAAAAAGCAATTAGCGTACAAGCTGAAGTATTACAAGCCTATGAAGATTTAATCGTTACCAAAAAACTATACGAAAGTGTTGAATCTAATTATGAAGGCGATTTGGATAAACTTTTAGAAAGCTATCGTAAAAACTTCATGCAAAGAAATACCAGTATATTAGAATATCTTGATTTTGTAGAGGCCTATATAGAAAACAAATCAATACTGCTAAATTCTAAAAAAGACCTTAATAAAAACCTTGAAGAACTAAGTTACATCGCTGGTCAGGAAATTAACTAA